The sequence GATCAGCAGGATCCCCACCAGAGCCAGCCCGATACCCACCTGACGCTGCGCGGGCGAACGGGAGCCAGGAACGCGCGACACGGAACCTCTCAGTGCTGGGGGCCCTCGCTCGCGTCGATGCCGTGACGGCGCGCGTGCAGCAGGCGGACCTCGTCCGCCAGCTGCTCGTCCGGCCCGGCCACGTCTGCAGAAGGCGCGACGGTGGTGATCGGCAATCCTCGCACGGGCGGCGCCGCCACGCCCCAGCTGTCCAACCACTGGCCCAGCTGCGCCGAGCTTGCGGCGTAGACGATCCTGCCCAGCCCGGCCCAGGCGTGCGCCGCTGCACACATCGGGCAGTGCTCACCGGAGGTGTAGACGGTGGCCCGCGCCCGGACCTGCGGGCTCAGGTGGGCGATCGCCCACTGGGCCAGGGCCAGCTCGGGATGCGCCGTGGGGTCGCCACTGGCGATGCGGTTCCGGTCCGCCCGTACGACGGCGCCGCTTCCGTCCACGAGCACCGAACCAAACGGTTCGTCCCCAGCGTCGAGAGCCTGCTGCGCCAGTGCCACGCAGTGACGCAGGTGGCCTCGGTCCTGCTCGGACAAAGTCGAGTTCTCCATCTCGCTGATGGTAGACCGGTTCTGTGACAAGCGGATCGGTCTGGCGTCTGCCCGGGATGGGTGCTGTCGCGGCGATGAGTGCGGTGAGCTTCGCCGGCTTCGGGATGCTGTTCGCGACCGTGCCGATGTGGGCCGTGCGGGCCGGGGCGGACGCGGCCGGGGCCGGTGCGATCAACGGTGTGCTGATGCTGGCCACGGTGCTCACCCAGACGATGATCCCGTGGTCGTTGCGGCGGCTGGGCTGGGCCGCGACCCTGACCATCGGCCTGCTGGCCCTGGGCCTGCCGTCGTTCCTGTTTCTGCTCAGCGCCGATCTGTGGTGGCTGATGCTGCTCTCCGCCGTCCGCGGCCTGGGCTTCGGCGTGCTGACCGTGTGCGGCTCCGCGGCGATCGCCGAGCTCGCCCCGCCGCTGATGCGAGGTCGCGCCGTGGGGGCTTACGGGTTCGCGATCTCCGCACCGCAGATCCTCACCATGACCGGTGCCCCCTGGCTTGCCGAGCAGGCCGGGTTCGCCGTGGTGTTCGTGCTCGGCGCTCTGCCGGTGCTCGGTGTGCCCGGTGCCCTGCTGCTGGCTCGCACCCTGAACAGCCAGGATGCCCGCAGGGGCGCTGCGGGGGGTTCGGCTGATCCGGCGAGCACAGCCGGTGCCCCGCACAGCAGCCGTCCGTCGATGGCTCTGGTGCTGGTGCTGGTACCGCCGGTGGTCATTCTGCTGCTGGCCACCAGTTCCGGTGGCGCCCTGCTCACCTTCCTCCCGCAGATGCTCACCAACGCCACCCTCGCTCTGGCGGGCCTGTTCGTGTTGCTCACCGTGGCCACGGTGAGCCGCTGGTGGATCGGCTCGCTGGTGGACTCTCGCGGCTCCGGCGGTCTCACCTGGCCGCTGCTCTCGGCTGCTGCCGCCGGGCTGGTGCTGATCGGCACCGCCCTGCCGGGCCTCGGGGTGGGCGCGATCGCGAGGATCCTCCTCGGTGCGGCACTGGTGGGGCTCGCCTACGGCGGACTGCAGAGCCTGACCCTGGTGCACGCGTTCGAACGTGCCGGGCCGGCCAACTCCCGCCTGGCTAGTACCGCGTGGAACATCGGTTTCGACTCCGGTACCGGGCTGGGCTCGGCAGTGGTGGGCGCCCTGGCTACCGGGTTCTCCTACCTGGTCG is a genomic window of Ruania zhangjianzhongii containing:
- a CDS encoding MFS transporter — translated: MTSGSVWRLPGMGAVAAMSAVSFAGFGMLFATVPMWAVRAGADAAGAGAINGVLMLATVLTQTMIPWSLRRLGWAATLTIGLLALGLPSFLFLLSADLWWLMLLSAVRGLGFGVLTVCGSAAIAELAPPLMRGRAVGAYGFAISAPQILTMTGAPWLAEQAGFAVVFVLGALPVLGVPGALLLARTLNSQDARRGAAGGSADPASTAGAPHSSRPSMALVLVLVPPVVILLLATSSGGALLTFLPQMLTNATLALAGLFVLLTVATVSRWWIGSLVDSRGSGGLTWPLLSAAAAGLVLIGTALPGLGVGAIARILLGAALVGLAYGGLQSLTLVHAFERAGPANSRLASTAWNIGFDSGTGLGSAVVGALATGFSYLVALLVVAGACLVAAVLLAVRREPRGGGQIAPG
- a CDS encoding nucleoside deaminase, encoding MENSTLSEQDRGHLRHCVALAQQALDAGDEPFGSVLVDGSGAVVRADRNRIASGDPTAHPELALAQWAIAHLSPQVRARATVYTSGEHCPMCAAAHAWAGLGRIVYAASSAQLGQWLDSWGVAAPPVRGLPITTVAPSADVAGPDEQLADEVRLLHARRHGIDASEGPQH